A genomic window from Cyprinus carpio isolate SPL01 chromosome B9, ASM1834038v1, whole genome shotgun sequence includes:
- the LOC109065858 gene encoding COMM domain-containing protein 6-like produces MLGLDLSTGMDGVVEKIEKLPIDLFAETLQSILVHLQDQNRAVDLIETCDKFQRVGTNLDQKAIQDIIKLMTYYFRLAAKSNLSGDVLVSKLTECSSKWSKSTLQLVHQLWTEHGALLHAHQEVLTMASIGQLVDIQWKLGMAVSSDTCRSLNSPFISVLMKIADTSGEMSYKSFEMTVQQFQNFYRQFKEMASVLETV; encoded by the exons ATGTTAGGACTGGATCTGTCAACTG GTATGGATGGTGTGGTCGAAAAAATCGAAAAACTCCCTATAGACTTGTTTGCAGAAACG CTTCAGTCAATCCTGGTTCATCTTCAGGATCAGAACAGAGCAGTAGATTTGATTGAAACCTGTGAT AAATTTCAAAGAGTTGGGACAAACCTTGATCAGAAAGCTATTCAAGATATTATAAAACTGATGACATACTATTTTAG gttAGCTGCAAAGAGCAATCTCAGTGGGGATGTCTTGGTCAGTAAATTGACTGAATGCAGCAGTAAGTGGTCCAAATCTACTCTACAGTTGGTGCACCAGCTTTGGACAGAACATGGTGCTCTTCTACATGCACATCAGGAGGTCCTGACAATGGCTAGTATTGGACAG CTTGTAGATATCCAGTGGAAGCTTGGAATGGCAGTGAGCTCAGATACCTGCCGATCCCTCAACTCCCCGTTCatctctgttctgatgaaaatTGCAGACACATCAGGAGAGATGTCATATAAATCTTTTGAGATGACTGTTCAGCAGTTTCAG AACTTCTACAGGCAGTTCAAGGAAATGGCCTCTGTTTTAGAGACGGTTTAA